A stretch of the Enterobacter mori genome encodes the following:
- the rimJ gene encoding ribosomal protein S5-alanine N-acetyltransferase translates to MFGYRSNVPKVRLTTDRLVVRLVHERDAWRLADYYAENRQFLKPWEPVRDESHCYPSGWQARLSMIAEFHKQGSAFYFALLDPEEKEIIGIANFSNVVRGSFHACYLGYSIGQKWQGQGLMFEALTAAIRYMQRTQHIHRIMANYMPHNQRSGDLLARLGFEKEGYAKDYLLIDGEWRDHVLTALTTPDWTAGR, encoded by the coding sequence ATGTTTGGCTATCGCAGCAATGTGCCAAAAGTGCGTCTGACAACGGACAGGCTCGTCGTTCGTCTGGTGCATGAGCGTGATGCCTGGCGTCTGGCGGATTATTACGCCGAGAATCGCCAGTTTTTAAAACCCTGGGAACCCGTTCGGGATGAAAGCCATTGTTACCCCTCAGGCTGGCAGGCGCGTCTCAGTATGATCGCGGAATTTCACAAACAGGGCAGCGCGTTCTATTTCGCGCTGCTGGATCCGGAAGAAAAAGAGATTATCGGCATCGCCAATTTTTCTAACGTAGTGCGCGGATCGTTCCACGCCTGTTATCTCGGCTACTCCATTGGTCAGAAATGGCAGGGGCAGGGGCTGATGTTTGAGGCGTTAACGGCGGCGATCCGCTACATGCAACGCACGCAACATATCCACCGTATTATGGCAAACTACATGCCGCATAATCAGCGCAGCGGGGATTTGCTGGCGCGCTTAGGCTTTGAGAAAGAGGGCTACGCCAAAGACTATCTTCTTATCGATGGCGAATGGCGCGATCATGTTCTCACCGCATTAACCACCCCGGACTGGACTGCAGGTCGTTAA
- the pyrC gene encoding dihydroorotase — translation MTAQPQVLKIRRPDDWHIHLRDGDMLKTVVPYTSEIYGRAIVMPNLVPPVTTVDAAMAYRQRILDAVPAGHDFTPLMTCYLTDSLDPNEVERGFNEGVFTAAKLYPANATTNSSHGVTSIDAIMPVLERMQKLGMPLLVHGEVTHAEIDIFDREARFIETVMEPLRQRLPALKVVFEHITTKDAAEYVRDGNDLIAATITPQHLMFNRNHMLVGGVRPHLYCLPILKRNIHQQALRELVASGFSRAFLGTDSAPHARHRKEASCGCAGCFNAPTALASYATVFEEMNALEHFEAFCSLNGPRFYGLPVNETFIELERKASQVDDAIPLTDDTLIPFLAGETVHWTVKR, via the coding sequence ATGACTGCACAACCCCAGGTTCTTAAAATCCGCCGCCCTGACGACTGGCATATCCATCTGCGCGATGGCGATATGCTGAAAACCGTCGTGCCCTACACCAGCGAAATTTATGGCCGCGCGATTGTTATGCCTAACCTGGTCCCGCCAGTCACGACCGTCGATGCCGCGATGGCTTACCGCCAGCGTATTCTTGACGCCGTTCCGGCGGGGCATGATTTCACCCCGCTGATGACCTGTTACCTGACCGATTCACTCGACCCGAACGAAGTGGAACGCGGGTTTAACGAAGGCGTCTTCACCGCGGCGAAACTCTACCCGGCCAATGCCACCACCAACTCCAGCCATGGTGTGACCAGCATTGATGCCATCATGCCCGTTCTGGAACGGATGCAAAAACTGGGCATGCCGCTGCTGGTACACGGGGAAGTGACGCACGCCGAGATTGATATCTTCGACCGTGAAGCCCGGTTTATCGAAACGGTAATGGAACCGCTGCGCCAGCGTCTGCCTGCCCTCAAAGTGGTGTTTGAACACATCACCACCAAAGATGCCGCAGAATATGTTCGCGATGGCAACGATCTTATCGCCGCCACCATCACGCCTCAGCACCTGATGTTTAACCGTAACCACATGCTGGTTGGCGGCGTGCGCCCTCACCTCTATTGCCTGCCGATCCTTAAGCGCAATATCCACCAGCAAGCCCTGCGTGAACTGGTTGCCAGCGGTTTCTCCCGCGCGTTCCTGGGAACGGACTCCGCCCCGCACGCGCGTCACCGTAAAGAGGCCAGCTGCGGCTGCGCTGGCTGCTTCAACGCGCCGACGGCGCTGGCAAGCTATGCCACCGTGTTTGAAGAGATGAATGCCCTGGAACATTTTGAAGCGTTCTGCTCCCTCAACGGCCCACGCTTCTATGGTCTGCCGGTCAATGAGACCTTCATCGAGCTGGAGCGCAAAGCAAGCCAGGTGGACGACGCGATTCCGTTGACGGATGACACGCTGATCCCATTCCTGGCCGGTGAAACCGTACACTGGACGGTAAAACGTTAA
- the bssS gene encoding biofilm formation regulator BssS, with amino-acid sequence MEKNSDVIQTHPLVGWDISTVDSYDALMLRLHYQTPNQLNRDEAEVGQTLWLTTDVARQFISILEAGIAKIESGDYQENEYKRH; translated from the coding sequence ATGGAAAAGAATAGTGATGTCATCCAGACCCACCCGCTTGTCGGCTGGGATATCAGTACCGTAGATAGCTACGATGCGCTGATGCTGCGTTTGCACTACCAGACCCCAAATCAACTCAACCGTGACGAAGCGGAAGTTGGACAGACGCTGTGGCTTACAACAGACGTCGCCCGTCAGTTTATTTCTATTTTAGAAGCAGGTATCGCAAAAATAGAATCTGGCGACTATCAGGAAAATGAGTATAAACGGCATTAG
- a CDS encoding cytochrome b, whose protein sequence is MQLRNTPHRYGMISIGLHWIFALAVYAMFGLGLWMVTLSYYDGWYHQAPELHKSIGVLLMMGLVVRVVWRHISPPPPAPKTHGKFTRVSAVAAHIALYALLFAILISGYLISTADGKPISVFGLFDVPATLSDAGVQADTAGVVHLWLAWSVVILSVLHGLAALKHHVIDKDDTLKRMLGRSSSDSGA, encoded by the coding sequence ATGCAATTGCGTAATACCCCCCATCGCTACGGAATGATATCCATAGGTTTGCACTGGATATTCGCGCTTGCGGTATATGCTATGTTCGGGCTTGGGCTCTGGATGGTCACGTTAAGCTATTATGACGGCTGGTATCACCAGGCACCTGAACTGCATAAAAGCATAGGTGTCCTGTTGATGATGGGTCTTGTGGTTCGCGTAGTCTGGCGACATATTTCCCCACCGCCACCCGCGCCGAAAACCCACGGGAAATTCACGCGCGTGAGCGCTGTCGCGGCCCATATTGCTCTCTACGCCCTGCTTTTTGCCATTCTGATTAGCGGATACCTTATTTCAACTGCGGATGGCAAGCCGATCAGCGTCTTTGGTCTTTTTGACGTTCCCGCCACACTCAGCGATGCTGGCGTCCAGGCGGATACCGCTGGCGTTGTCCATCTGTGGCTGGCCTGGAGCGTGGTTATTCTTTCTGTCCTTCACGGGCTCGCGGCCCTCAAACATCACGTTATCGATAAAGACGACACGCTGAAGCGCATGCTTGGCCGTTCGTCTTCTGACTCTGGAGCATAA
- the solA gene encoding N-methyl-L-tryptophan oxidase, with protein sequence MRYDLIIIGSGSVGSAAGYYATQAGLKVLMIDAHLPPHAEGSHHGDTRLIRHAYGEGERYVPLVLRAQTLWDELAKLTEERIFDRTGIINLGPTSSAFLANVEQSAKEFNLDVERLDANGIMKRWPEIAVPDDYIGLFEANSGVLHCEAAIKTWIDLAAKAGCAQLFNCPVSGITHHADGVTVTTADGDYSASRLLISAGTWVTKLLPDLPIQPVRKVFSWFQSDGRYSAQNKFPAFTGELPNGDQFYGFPSEKDALKIGKHNGGQIISTPEERKPFGAYPQDGSEAFMFLRTILPGVGGLLYGAACTYDNTPDEDFIIDTLPGHDNTLLITGLSGHGFKFASVLGEIAAQFAQGITPPFDLQPFSLSRFDG encoded by the coding sequence ATGAGATACGACTTAATCATTATTGGCAGCGGTTCCGTAGGTTCTGCTGCCGGTTATTACGCAACGCAGGCCGGTCTGAAGGTTCTGATGATTGATGCGCACCTTCCTCCGCACGCGGAAGGGAGCCATCACGGTGATACCCGTCTTATTCGCCACGCCTATGGTGAAGGAGAGCGTTATGTCCCGCTGGTCTTACGTGCCCAGACGCTGTGGGATGAACTGGCAAAGTTGACCGAGGAACGCATTTTTGACCGCACGGGGATTATCAACCTTGGCCCGACCAGTTCTGCATTTCTTGCGAACGTGGAACAAAGCGCGAAGGAATTTAATCTTGATGTTGAACGTCTGGATGCGAACGGCATTATGAAACGCTGGCCGGAGATCGCCGTTCCGGATGATTACATCGGACTGTTTGAAGCCAACTCAGGCGTACTGCATTGTGAAGCGGCTATTAAGACCTGGATTGATTTGGCGGCAAAAGCAGGCTGTGCCCAGTTGTTCAACTGCCCCGTGAGCGGCATAACCCATCATGCTGACGGTGTCACCGTCACCACCGCTGACGGAGACTATTCTGCGTCTCGACTGCTGATCAGCGCCGGAACCTGGGTAACAAAACTGCTCCCGGATCTGCCCATTCAGCCCGTGCGTAAAGTCTTCTCCTGGTTCCAGTCCGACGGTCGTTACAGTGCGCAGAATAAATTCCCGGCATTCACCGGCGAGTTACCGAACGGCGATCAATTCTATGGCTTCCCGTCAGAGAAGGACGCACTTAAGATTGGCAAACACAACGGCGGACAAATTATCTCCACGCCTGAGGAACGCAAACCCTTTGGCGCGTACCCTCAGGATGGTTCAGAAGCGTTCATGTTCCTGCGCACTATCCTGCCGGGCGTTGGCGGCTTGCTCTACGGCGCGGCCTGCACCTATGACAATACGCCTGATGAAGATTTCATCATTGATACCCTGCCGGGGCATGACAACACGCTGCTCATTACCGGGCTCAGCGGCCACGGTTTCAAGTTCGCCTCCGTGCTTGGCGAAATTGCCGCGCAGTTTGCTCAGGGTATTACGCCGCCATTTGATCTGCAGCCCTTCTCGCTCTCACGTTTTGACGGATAA
- a CDS encoding DUF2770 family protein yields MRRIVELLVNNIREHFMLYLLLWALLAIIDVIYIVFY; encoded by the coding sequence ATGCGCAGGATCGTCGAATTACTCGTCAATAATATTCGCGAGCATTTTATGCTCTATCTGTTGTTGTGGGCACTTCTGGCAATCATTGATGTTATTTACATTGTATTTTATTGA
- a CDS encoding YceI family protein has protein sequence MKKHLLGIALGSLLFTTGSAVAADYKIDKEGQHAFVNFRIQHLGYSWLYGTFNDFDGNFTFDEKNPAADKVNVTINTNSVDTNHAERDKHLRSAEFLNVSKFPQATFASTGVKKDGDKLDITGNLTLNGVTKPVTLNAKLLGQGDDPWGGKRAGFEAAGKIHLKDFNITTDLGPASQDVELIISVEGVQQKG, from the coding sequence ATGAAAAAACACCTGCTGGGCATCGCCTTAGGTTCACTGTTATTCACCACCGGTTCTGCTGTTGCGGCTGATTATAAAATTGATAAAGAGGGCCAGCATGCCTTCGTCAATTTCCGTATTCAGCATCTTGGCTATAGCTGGCTATATGGCACCTTTAACGATTTTGATGGCAACTTTACTTTTGACGAAAAAAATCCGGCAGCGGATAAAGTCAATGTCACCATTAATACCAATAGCGTGGATACCAATCACGCCGAGCGTGATAAACATTTACGCAGTGCAGAATTTTTGAACGTATCGAAATTCCCGCAGGCAACATTCGCATCTACCGGCGTGAAAAAGGACGGTGACAAGCTGGATATTACCGGCAACCTGACGCTTAATGGTGTAACGAAACCCGTCACTCTTAATGCGAAATTGCTCGGTCAGGGTGATGATCCGTGGGGCGGGAAACGTGCAGGCTTTGAAGCTGCAGGTAAAATTCACCTGAAAGACTTTAACATCACCACGGATTTAGGCCCGGCATCTCAGGATGTTGAACTGATAATTTCCGTGGAAGGCGTTCAGCAGAAGGGATAA
- a CDS encoding YceH family protein, which yields MKYQLSGAEARVVGSLLEKQITTPEQYPLSVNAVTMACNQKTNREPVMNLSEHDVQDVLDALVKRHYLRTVSGFGNRVTKYEQRFCNSEFGDLKLSSAEVAVIATLLLRGAQTPGELRTRASRMHEFSDMQEVEQTLEGLAAREDGPYVVRLAREPGKRESRYMHLFSGDVEAASAMAESDLPAGNDSLAARVEALEEEVAGLKQRLDALLVHLGD from the coding sequence ATGAAATATCAGTTAAGCGGTGCAGAAGCGCGCGTTGTCGGCAGCCTGCTGGAAAAACAGATCACCACGCCGGAACAGTATCCGCTTTCGGTCAATGCCGTGACGATGGCCTGCAACCAAAAAACCAACCGTGAGCCGGTCATGAACCTCAGCGAGCATGATGTTCAGGACGTGCTGGATGCGCTGGTTAAACGCCACTACCTGCGCACCGTCAGCGGTTTCGGTAATCGCGTCACTAAATATGAACAGCGCTTTTGTAACTCTGAATTTGGCGACCTTAAACTCAGTAGCGCCGAGGTAGCGGTGATCGCGACGCTGCTGCTGCGCGGGGCACAAACCCCGGGGGAACTGCGGACGCGAGCTTCCCGCATGCATGAGTTCAGCGACATGCAGGAGGTCGAACAGACGCTTGAGGGGCTGGCTGCTCGTGAGGATGGCCCTTACGTGGTGCGTCTGGCGCGCGAGCCGGGAAAACGCGAAAGCCGCTATATGCATCTCTTCAGCGGTGACGTTGAAGCCGCTAGCGCGATGGCTGAATCGGATCTCCCTGCAGGCAATGATAGCCTTGCCGCGCGCGTAGAGGCGCTGGAAGAAGAGGTCGCCGGGCTAAAACAGCGTCTGGATGCGTTGCTGGTACATCTGGGAGACTAA
- a CDS encoding Gfo/Idh/MocA family protein codes for MKKLRIGVVGLGGIAQKAWLPVLGAASDWTLQGAWSPTREKAERICETWRIPYAGSLQALARECDAVFVHTSTATHYQVVSELLNAGVHVCVDKPLAENVQDAERLIELAARKKLTLMVGFNRRFAPLYQQLKAQSGTLASLRMDKHRTDSVGPNDLRFTLLDDYLHVVDTALWLTDGNAQLKSGTLLTNDQGQMVYAEHHFAVEHLQVTTSMHRRAGSQRESVQAVTDGALVDITDMREWREEKGNGVVTLPVPGWQSTLEQRGFVGCARHFITCVQNQTVPETSGEQAILAQRIVERLWRDAMSE; via the coding sequence GTGAAAAAATTACGCATTGGCGTGGTCGGTCTGGGCGGTATCGCGCAAAAAGCGTGGCTACCGGTTTTGGGCGCAGCATCTGACTGGACGCTGCAGGGGGCCTGGTCGCCCACGCGTGAGAAGGCCGAGCGCATCTGTGAAACCTGGCGCATTCCGTATGCCGGCTCGCTTCAGGCGTTAGCCCGCGAGTGCGATGCGGTATTTGTGCATACCTCAACGGCAACGCACTATCAGGTGGTGAGTGAACTGCTTAACGCGGGTGTCCACGTCTGTGTAGATAAGCCACTTGCTGAAAATGTTCAGGATGCCGAACGGCTGATTGAGCTTGCCGCGCGCAAAAAGCTGACGCTCATGGTGGGCTTCAACCGCCGCTTCGCGCCGCTTTATCAGCAGCTTAAGGCGCAGTCGGGCACGCTTGCCTCGCTGCGGATGGATAAGCACCGCACCGACAGCGTCGGGCCGAACGATCTGCGTTTCACCCTGCTGGATGATTATCTTCACGTCGTGGATACGGCGTTATGGCTGACGGACGGCAATGCACAGCTGAAAAGCGGCACTCTGCTGACAAACGATCAGGGGCAGATGGTCTATGCGGAACACCACTTTGCCGTTGAGCATCTTCAGGTGACCACCAGCATGCACCGTCGGGCCGGTAGCCAGCGTGAATCCGTGCAGGCGGTGACCGACGGCGCGCTGGTCGACATTACGGACATGCGTGAGTGGCGAGAAGAGAAGGGCAACGGCGTGGTGACGCTGCCCGTTCCCGGCTGGCAGAGCACGCTGGAGCAGCGCGGTTTTGTCGGGTGTGCTCGTCACTTTATCACCTGCGTGCAAAATCAGACGGTTCCTGAAACCTCCGGCGAGCAGGCGATTCTGGCGCAGCGCATTGTGGAAAGGCTCTGGCGCGACGCCATGAGTGAATAA
- the trhO gene encoding oxygen-dependent tRNA uridine(34) hydroxylase TrhO, which translates to MPVLHNRVSNEMLKARMLAETEPRTTISFYKYFTINDPQATRDELYQALTALNVFGRVYLAREGINAQISVPESHVNAFRDFLYGFDPALNGLRLNIALDDDGKSFWVLRMKVRERIVADGIDDPSFNAGDVGEYLKAAEVNAMLDDPDAVFIDMRNHYEYEVGHFENAMEIPADTFREQLPKAVEMMQEHKDKKIVMYCTGGIRCEKASAWMKHNGFNKVWHIEGGIIEYARRAREQGLPVRFIGKNFVFDERMGERISDDVIAHCHQCGTPCDTHTNCKNDGCHLLFIQCPACAEKFNGCCSELCSEESVLPEEEQRRRRAGRENGNKIFNKSRGRLNTKLGIPDPE; encoded by the coding sequence ATGCCAGTGTTACACAACCGCGTATCGAATGAGATGTTGAAAGCGCGTATGTTGGCTGAAACCGAACCGCGCACGACAATCTCATTCTACAAATACTTCACTATCAACGATCCACAAGCGACTCGTGATGAACTCTATCAGGCGTTGACTGCACTCAATGTCTTCGGGCGCGTCTATCTGGCGCGTGAAGGCATCAATGCGCAGATCAGCGTGCCGGAAAGTCACGTCAACGCCTTCCGTGATTTTCTCTACGGCTTCGATCCGGCGCTTAATGGTCTACGCCTGAACATTGCGCTGGATGATGACGGGAAATCGTTCTGGGTTCTGCGCATGAAAGTGCGTGAGCGTATCGTGGCTGACGGAATTGATGATCCCAGCTTTAATGCGGGTGACGTCGGGGAATACCTGAAGGCCGCTGAAGTGAACGCAATGCTTGACGATCCTGATGCGGTCTTTATCGATATGCGTAACCACTATGAGTATGAAGTGGGCCATTTCGAGAACGCGATGGAAATTCCGGCGGATACCTTCCGCGAGCAATTGCCGAAAGCGGTTGAAATGATGCAGGAACATAAAGACAAAAAGATCGTGATGTACTGCACCGGCGGGATCCGCTGTGAGAAGGCCAGCGCGTGGATGAAGCACAACGGTTTCAACAAGGTCTGGCACATCGAAGGTGGCATCATTGAGTATGCTCGCCGCGCGCGTGAGCAGGGCCTGCCGGTACGCTTTATCGGCAAAAACTTTGTCTTTGATGAGCGCATGGGGGAGCGTATTTCCGACGACGTGATCGCCCACTGCCACCAGTGCGGAACGCCTTGCGATACGCATACCAACTGCAAAAACGACGGTTGCCACCTGCTGTTTATTCAGTGTCCAGCCTGCGCTGAGAAATTTAACGGCTGCTGTAGTGAGCTGTGCAGCGAAGAGAGCGTGTTGCCGGAAGAAGAGCAGCGTCGCCGTCGCGCAGGTCGCGAAAACGGGAACAAGATTTTTAATAAATCCCGCGGCCGTCTGAATACCAAACTGGGTATTCCCGACCCTGAGTAA
- the mdtH gene encoding multidrug efflux MFS transporter MdtH → MSRVSQARSLGKYFLLVDNMLVVLGFFVVFPLISIRFVDQMGWAALMVGIALGLRQFVQQGLGVFGGAIADRFGAKPMIVTGMLLRAAGFATMAIAHEPWLLWFSCFLSGIGGTLFDPPRTALVVKLIRPQHRGRFFSILMMQDSAGAVIGALLGSWLLQYDFRLVCATGAVLFILCALFNGLFLPAWKLSTVKAPVREGLGRVLRDKRFVTYVLTLTGYYMLAVQVMLMLPIMVNDIAGTPAAVKWMYAIEACLSLTLLYPIARWSERRFRLEHRLMAGLLLMTLSMMPIGLVNSLQQLFMLICTFYIGSIIAEPARETLSASLADARARGSYMGFSRLGLALGGALGYAGGGWLFDAGKALSQPELPWMMLGVVGFMTLLALWWQFSQKRSASGMLEPGA, encoded by the coding sequence ATGTCCCGCGTATCACAGGCCAGGAGCCTGGGTAAATATTTCCTGCTCGTCGATAACATGCTGGTCGTGCTCGGCTTTTTTGTCGTTTTTCCGCTTATTTCGATCCGCTTTGTCGATCAGATGGGCTGGGCGGCATTAATGGTTGGCATTGCGCTGGGGTTGCGCCAGTTTGTCCAGCAGGGGCTGGGCGTCTTTGGCGGGGCCATTGCTGACCGCTTCGGCGCTAAACCGATGATTGTTACCGGCATGCTGTTACGCGCGGCAGGCTTTGCCACGATGGCAATAGCTCACGAGCCCTGGCTGCTGTGGTTCTCCTGCTTCCTCTCAGGGATTGGCGGCACCCTGTTCGATCCACCGCGTACCGCGCTGGTGGTGAAGTTGATCCGTCCGCAGCACCGGGGACGCTTCTTCTCGATTCTGATGATGCAGGACAGCGCGGGCGCGGTGATTGGCGCGCTGCTGGGCAGTTGGCTCCTGCAGTATGATTTCCGTCTGGTTTGTGCGACCGGTGCGGTGCTGTTTATTCTCTGCGCCTTGTTCAATGGTCTGTTCCTGCCCGCGTGGAAACTGTCGACGGTGAAAGCACCGGTGCGAGAAGGCCTGGGCCGCGTTTTGCGCGACAAACGCTTTGTCACCTATGTGCTCACCCTGACGGGGTACTACATGCTGGCGGTGCAGGTTATGCTGATGCTGCCGATCATGGTTAACGACATTGCAGGAACCCCTGCCGCCGTGAAGTGGATGTATGCCATTGAGGCCTGTCTGTCATTGACGCTCCTCTACCCGATCGCCCGCTGGAGCGAGCGCCGCTTTCGTCTGGAGCATCGCCTGATGGCAGGGCTTCTGCTGATGACGCTGAGCATGATGCCCATCGGGCTCGTGAATTCGCTGCAGCAGCTGTTCATGCTGATTTGCACCTTCTACATCGGCTCGATCATTGCCGAACCCGCGCGTGAGACGCTAAGTGCCTCGCTTGCCGACGCGCGCGCGCGTGGCAGCTATATGGGGTTCAGTCGACTTGGGCTCGCCCTTGGCGGTGCGCTGGGCTATGCCGGAGGCGGCTGGCTGTTCGACGCCGGTAAAGCGCTAAGCCAGCCGGAACTGCCGTGGATGATGCTCGGCGTGGTGGGCTTTATGACCCTGCTGGCTCTGTGGTGGCAATTCAGCCAGAAGCGCAGCGCGAGCGGCATGCTCGAACCTGGCGCCTAG
- a CDS encoding lipoprotein: MKKIVIAAALIVSGLLVGCNQLTQYTVSEQEINQALEKHNNFAKDIGVPGLADAHIVLSNLASQIGREEPNKVTLSGDATLDMTSLFGNQKADIKLKLKALPVFNKEKGAIFLQEMEIVDAVVTPDKMKPVLQTLMPYLNQSLRNYFNQQPAYVLSEDKSKGEALAKKYAKGIEVKPGEIIIPFTD, translated from the coding sequence ATGAAGAAGATTGTCATTGCCGCTGCGTTAATTGTGAGTGGCCTGCTGGTAGGCTGTAACCAGCTTACGCAGTACACCGTCAGTGAGCAGGAAATTAATCAGGCGCTGGAAAAACATAATAACTTTGCCAAAGACATCGGCGTCCCGGGCCTTGCCGATGCACATATCGTCCTCAGCAATCTCGCCAGTCAGATTGGACGTGAAGAGCCGAACAAAGTCACCCTTTCCGGTGACGCAACGCTGGATATGACCTCATTATTTGGCAACCAGAAAGCCGATATTAAGCTGAAGCTCAAGGCGCTGCCGGTCTTCAACAAAGAGAAAGGGGCCATTTTCCTGCAGGAAATGGAGATCGTCGATGCGGTCGTCACGCCGGACAAAATGAAGCCGGTACTGCAAACCCTGATGCCTTATCTGAATCAGTCGCTGCGTAATTACTTTAACCAGCAACCCGCCTATGTCTTAAGCGAAGACAAGAGTAAGGGTGAAGCGCTCGCGAAAAAATATGCAAAAGGGATAGAGGTGAAACCGGGAGAAATCATTATTCCTTTCACCGATTAA
- the dinI gene encoding DNA damage-inducible protein I — MRIEVTIAKTTVLPAGALDALAGELSRRIHSTFPENDGAVTVRYAAANNLSVIGGAKEDKDRISEILQETWESADDWFITD, encoded by the coding sequence ATGCGTATTGAAGTCACCATTGCCAAAACAACCGTTCTGCCTGCTGGCGCACTCGATGCGCTGGCGGGCGAGTTATCCCGTCGTATTCACAGCACCTTTCCTGAAAATGATGGCGCCGTAACGGTACGTTACGCGGCCGCAAACAACCTCTCCGTCATCGGCGGTGCAAAAGAAGACAAAGATCGTATCAGCGAAATCCTGCAGGAAACGTGGGAAAGCGCCGACGACTGGTTCATTACGGATTAA